ATATTCGCTAACAGGATGATTAATAGTTTTTTTAAAAGAAGAGCAGGCCCATTTGAGTCGTTTGTGCAACACCTCTTTATCCTTGGGAAGCGTTGTCATCCCAATACCACTATGTTCAGCAAGACGATGAATTGCATCCAAATCAGATTCACGAACGCTGCGAAATAACATCATATGTGTAATTCCTCAAGCCCACCTTGAGCTAAATCATGTAACAAAAGTGAACTAAGTGCTGAACGCTCAACCAAGCTATTGAGTAAAATATACTCATTGGCGCTATGGATGTTTCCTCCTCGGACACCTAGGGTATCAATGACAGCCAATCCATGGCGAGCAAGATTGTTACCATCGCAACAGCCGCCGCTGTCTTCCCAATTTATTGTCAAATCAAGTAAACGACCAAGTTTTTGTATTCGGGAAAACAATTTTTGAGTGGATTCACAGACTCGTTTAACAGGGCGATCAAAGCTGCCATGAACCGTAATTGAATAATCGGTACGCTGCATTTTAGCAATAATGGCATCTAGTTGAGTTCTGACCCATTGCTCATCTTCTGGTTTACTGATGCGTACATCCAGTTTCGCTACTGCTTTATCAGGCACCACATTTAGTGCTTCGCCCCCAGCTATCTTACCAATGTTAATGGTGACTCCGTCACGAAGTCCATTGAGTGCATGGATATCAATGACAGCTTCAGCCAAATAACAAATAGCATTGCGTCCCTGGTAAAAAGCGCGTCCGGCATGAGCTGATTTTCCTGTGGCAATAAGCGTTAATTTACCACTACCTCGTCTATTTTTTGCTAAAGTTCCTTCCGGATCCATTGCAGGTTCATACACTAATGCTGCCTGATAATTTGCCGCAATTGCGTCAAAAAAACCACTGGAGGCTGGGGAGCCGATTTCTTCGTCAGCATTAATTACTACATCCCAACCCAGTTGTTGAGCTGCTGGCATACCTTCAAAGGCACTTAGGGCATGTAATATAACAAGTAATCCACCTTTCATATCAGCAACCCCAGGTCCATTTAATTGGTTGTCATTAATATAGGTTAAATGTTGAAAAGGATTATTTGCTGCAAAAACGGTATCCATATGTCCACTTAAGAGAATCCGGCGCTTTAATTCAGGCCGCTTTCGAATAAAAAGGATGTCGCCACATCGCTGAGTAATAGGCTCTCCTTTCATATTGATTGTTGTTAGTGTTGGTAATGAATGGTGTTGAATATCATCTGCGAGAGGTTTAAATGCTGCTTCTAATGCTTCTGACATTAGCGCTAAACCTGGTAAATTTTCCGAGCCAGAATTGATTGTGCAAAATTGGTGTAGTTGCTCTATCATGAGATTTTCGTGAGCGTAAAGATAGGGTAGCAATCCCTTTAATGCTTGATCCATATTCATTACCCATTTACAAAGCCTATGACATTAACGGAAAAATCTTGGCTTAGCAATATCGTAGCGGCCAGGTTCTGTTAGCATTTCATCTTAAAGTTCACGTCTCACGCCACTTTCCAGTCTACCTCTCGGGGTTGTAGGCGAGATCCATGGATGCCGTCGATAGACCACGGCACGTCGGCGCTCTAGGATGAGTAGCTAATAGATTCTAGTCAAATTTGATGGTTGTGCTTAATGCAACCTTTGCGTATCGTTAACAGAGGATTCGTCAGTATCCACATTATCTTCTTTAATTGAGTTAAGCTGTTCTTTCATATGGTTTTGAATTTCTTTGCGTTGACTGGATTCGACACCTGCTTTAAACGTTGCTATTCCTCCCTTGATCCAGGACTGCGTGTATCCTAAGGAAAATGGGTATAAAAGAACGCCGGCAAGAAATTTCATTGCGCCGGCTAATTTTTGTAGGAGAGGAGATTGAATTACAAGCCTATCTGCCAGAGCATCATAAGCTTGGATATTTGCTTTCTCGGGGTGCAGGATAATTTCTTGAGTGCGTACAGCTGCCTCAAGCAACAAGCGTTTACCGCTTACGCCAATGTCTCCTTGTGATTTGATCTGGGTCAAGATTTTTAATCCCATCTCGATAGATGCTTTTTTAGGGTGATTACCATTTTCATACTGTGTTTTAGCGGCATTAAGTTCTTGTATACTTTGGTCAACTCTTAAGGTCAGTAAGTCATTAGCACATCTATGAGGACAATTGAAATCACGCCATTCTATCAGCCAGGCTTTGTCTTTATTATTTTTTAAGTCTTCGTAATTGGCATTGACGTAGGCGTTTACAACATTCCAGATTGTTTTTAGATGATGATTCATGCCGCGAGCTTTGACCATGGCAGGGGCCGCATGAAGGGCTTGTTCAAACTCTTCACGATTAAGTGGTGTTTCTGTTTCAAACGATTTTAGCAAATTATAATAAGCAGAGGAGACGCCTCCACGATCAATAGCATCTTTACAGGAAAAGTTAACACTTTCAGGATCCAGTTTTCGAATAATATGGTTGGTTAATTCAAATTTAATAAAATGAAACCAAACTGCTTGTTTTTGCGCGCTGGATATAGACTCTTCATGCTCCAAACCGAAGGCTTTAAAACTATTAACTAACAACTCTCCTATCTGTTTTTTTTCTTCATTTTCACTGTAGTTTCCTGATTGGTCGCTAAAGATTTGTCGTCGTACTTTTTGACTAATAAAGAAATCTTTAATTTCTGTTTTTGTATCAGGATCTTGAGTGGCAATGCTGAGAAATTCATCATAAGCTTCCGATGAACTAATTTTGTCTTTGGTTTTTGTATAGTCTTTTCCAGACATTAACCCTTTGTCAGCAGGTAAGGTAATCACTGCAATATTAGGATGATTGTCTTCAAGTTCATGCAATGCTTCAGTTAGTGCCCGCTCTTTTTTACCTTCCGCATTACTGCGGTCGTAGCCTAAATTATTAATGTAAACATGAGTGATTTTAGATGGCTCTAAGGCTCTTTCAAGCTTTATTTTTAACCAGCGCTCAAATAAAGGACTTACTCTTTCAACACCTTTATCACGCTGTCCCTGTGTACCAATACGGTATTCTTGCGGATACATTGCAGAAGGTTGCCTCGTATAACCATAATGTCGAATAGTTGCGAGACTGGTTGTATGTTGAGGTTTAAAATCATCGGAAATCATTGCAGAAAATCGACCCACCATGGAACCTGCATCCGCTGGAGATATGGATTGTTTATTAACTTTTTCCCCTTCATCTTTCAGTGCATGGGAAATTGACGTTTCTATTTCTTCGTCCAAGAGGCCATGATTAAGGGGGATTGTTTTAATCACGTTAAATGTTTCTTCAAGAATTGAATTGTCATTCTGATAAATGGATAAAATAAACTCATCTAGTTCTTCTGCTTCCCTGAGGGAACGTGTTAAGGATTGTCTAAGTAGAGCCATTAATTGACGAGTACCTGGCATAGAGGTTGTAGAAAGAGGCTGCAGGTTGCCAAGCTGTGCTTCATCAAAGCGACTTTTCTGCTTTGGATGGTCATAAATTTCGTCTATCCTACCCTCTACTTCAGTAAAAAAAGCAGTATAAATATCGGCACACGCAAAAGCTGGGTTATACTCGGTTTGCGATTGTACCGCTTTAAGATCTGCAGATAATTTTGGAGAGAAACGAGCCAGTACAGACTCGGTTAATTTTAATTGTTTTAAATAAAGATAGCAGTTTTTATTATGCAGACTCTCACTCGATGCTTTAGGAATGGTCATATATAAACTAACCTTTATGTTATCTTTTTTTATTATTGTATATATATTCTAGAATTTAATTCTTAAGAGAATATGATATAAAGTTAAATTCTTTTTAAAAATTATGAATAAACTTGTGAACTCGCTTATAAAAAACACTCATCCTCAATGGCATCCTATACTGGGTAAGGCATTAGAAGAGGTAAATGAAGATTATTTGAAAGAATTGCATCAAAATAATCAGTGGTTACCGGGTATTAATAATTTATTAGCAGCGTTTAGTCTACCGCTGGATAAAACAAACTATTTGTTGTTGGGTGAGTCTCCGTATCCTCGATTGCAATCGGCGAATGGGTATGCATTTTGGGATGCTGCGGTACAAGAACTTTGGAGTCCTAAAGGACTAAGCAAAGAAGTTAATCGTGCAACCTCATTGCGAAACTGGATAAAAATGCTGCTTGTCGCCCGAGGAGATTTAAAAGACGACCTTTCTCAGATGGCAATTGCAAAATTGGATAAGTCCCATTTTTGTCAAACTGGTAATGATTTTTTTACAGCGCTTATCAGCAAAGGTTTTTTATTATTAAATGCTTCTTTGGTCTATAGTGAGAATGAGGTACGCACCCATGCGCGTCAATGGAAACCTTTTATGCATAGTCTTTTGGACCAATTGGCTGAATATAAGCCTACCTTGCAGTTGCTTTTATTTGGTAATATCGCAAAAGAAATACCTCAGACTAAGTTTTCTTCTTGCTTAATTGCTGAGCATCCCTACAATTTAAGTTTTATAAATAATCCTCAAGTATTGGAATTTTTTAAACCTTTAGACTTACTTAATGACTATGAAAACAAAACCAACCGTTGATTTACAAGAAATTGCGAAGTTTTCGCAACACGCATCACAGTGGTGGGATAAAGAAGGCCCTTTAAAAACATTGCATGATATCAATCCTGTACGCCTTGATTTTATCAAAAAATACAGCACATTAAGCAATAAACTCATTCTTGATGTAGGTTGTGGAGGTGGGATTTTATCCGAAGCGATGGCAAAAGAAGGGGCTCACGTCATTGGGTTGGATTTATCGGAAGAAGCACTTGAGGCTGCCAAAGCTCATGCTGTTTCTAACAATATACAGATAGACTATGTTTGCAGTCCTATAGAAGACTATCAACACCCAGGTTTTGATATAATAACCTGCATGGAAATGTTGGAGCATGTGCCTGAACCACAAGTTATTATCACCCACTGTGCGCGTCTTTTAAAACCAGGTGGATACCTTTTTTTATCGACAATTAATCGAACATTAAAAGCTTATACGACGGTAATTTTAGCTGCAGAATACCTCTTGGGATTATTACCAAGGCAAACGCATGAGTTTGATAAATTTATCAAGCCAAGCGAGTTGGGAACCATGGTTCGCCTGGCAGGAATGGAATTGGCGGGTTTAACGGGTATGAATTACAACCCTTGGAGCAGAGTAGCAACATTAGATAGTTCAGTAGCAGAAAATTATTTGGTTTCCTGCTTTAAACCTTGAGCTTTCTTGTCGGCATAGCGTTGCTGATAGCGTTGATGAGCATATTTTGCTTGCTCCTCAGTGACGACATCCACTTCATTACCAAAAAGGTCGACACGTGCAGCATTTGGTTTTTGGCAATTTAAGTAAGCGGGGGATGAACTGTAATAACTGAGTGCTTCACGCAACGCTTTTTTGCTGAAAGGGGGCGTGTCCAAACGCTCATAAAAATCAATAATTTCGTCAAAAATACCAATCTGTAATGGTTTAACTTGATTACCTTTTTTGAAAAAAGCACCAGGAAAATGTTCGATTAGCCAATCGATAATTTGCAATTTATCTTTTTTTACGCTTTCAGGTTGCTGACTCATAGGTTATCTCAAAGGCAAAAATTAAGTGCATCTAAACTACCATAATTGTTAGCTTTGGCAAGCAGCTTTTTGCATTTTTTAGTAAAAATTTAAACAATAAACACCGCTTCAACTATAATTGAGTGGTATCGTTTAACGCTCTGAGACTTCAATAGAGAGATCACGTGATAAAGTTATTCAATAAATTAAAATCAAAAGGTTACAATTTACTTCCGTTGTTTATAGTAAGTTTCTCATTAAATCTAGGATTAACCTCTTTTTCATATAGCTTACAGTCAACTACAACTCGTTACACAACAGGCGTGGTTTCCATTGTACAGTCTCATGAATATCTAAGAAATCATGAGTCTCCTATCTATTGGAAGTTGAGTGCTTATTATTTGCCACAGCGGAATGATAGTTCCTGCTCGTTGGCTACTGCAGCCATGGTTGTTAATGCAGCATTAGCTGGACAAACTATTTCTGCAAAGCAACCAC
The nucleotide sequence above comes from Legionella hackeliae. Encoded proteins:
- a CDS encoding hydrolase — translated: MDQALKGLLPYLYAHENLMIEQLHQFCTINSGSENLPGLALMSEALEAAFKPLADDIQHHSLPTLTTINMKGEPITQRCGDILFIRKRPELKRRILLSGHMDTVFAANNPFQHLTYINDNQLNGPGVADMKGGLLVILHALSAFEGMPAAQQLGWDVVINADEEIGSPASSGFFDAIAANYQAALVYEPAMDPEGTLAKNRRGSGKLTLIATGKSAHAGRAFYQGRNAICYLAEAVIDIHALNGLRDGVTINIGKIAGGEALNVVPDKAVAKLDVRISKPEDEQWVRTQLDAIIAKMQRTDYSITVHGSFDRPVKRVCESTQKLFSRIQKLGRLLDLTINWEDSGGCCDGNNLARHGLAVIDTLGVRGGNIHSANEYILLNSLVERSALSSLLLHDLAQGGLEELHI
- a CDS encoding uracil-DNA glycosylase family protein encodes the protein MNKLVNSLIKNTHPQWHPILGKALEEVNEDYLKELHQNNQWLPGINNLLAAFSLPLDKTNYLLLGESPYPRLQSANGYAFWDAAVQELWSPKGLSKEVNRATSLRNWIKMLLVARGDLKDDLSQMAIAKLDKSHFCQTGNDFFTALISKGFLLLNASLVYSENEVRTHARQWKPFMHSLLDQLAEYKPTLQLLLFGNIAKEIPQTKFSSCLIAEHPYNLSFINNPQVLEFFKPLDLLNDYENKTNR
- the ubiG gene encoding bifunctional 2-polyprenyl-6-hydroxyphenol methylase/3-demethylubiquinol 3-O-methyltransferase UbiG, which translates into the protein MKTKPTVDLQEIAKFSQHASQWWDKEGPLKTLHDINPVRLDFIKKYSTLSNKLILDVGCGGGILSEAMAKEGAHVIGLDLSEEALEAAKAHAVSNNIQIDYVCSPIEDYQHPGFDIITCMEMLEHVPEPQVIITHCARLLKPGGYLFLSTINRTLKAYTTVILAAEYLLGLLPRQTHEFDKFIKPSELGTMVRLAGMELAGLTGMNYNPWSRVATLDSSVAENYLVSCFKP
- a CDS encoding ProQ/FINO family protein: MSQQPESVKKDKLQIIDWLIEHFPGAFFKKGNQVKPLQIGIFDEIIDFYERLDTPPFSKKALREALSYYSSSPAYLNCQKPNAARVDLFGNEVDVVTEEQAKYAHQRYQQRYADKKAQGLKQETK